Proteins encoded within one genomic window of Spirulina major PCC 6313:
- the tnpC gene encoding IS66 family transposase, whose product MKPIEIPPAVEREQLRQASSEVLVELVLRQQEIIQQLVWEIERLKNNANSDSESSSKPPSSDIHKRSEHQPPEKEPPSQGKRKPGGQPGHQGKTRKGFGRIDRYEMVRAQVCGYCGSQELSLVPRKTRRHEVAELIQPAIEVVEYEQQCCCCSRCGQETWGELPPPVLGGQSLGAGLQSLLVWLGNYAHMSYEQQQEFLEELGNITVGVGTLQATNERASQSVKPTVEELGNWVKHQDYAQVDETPWLVKGVKEWMWVVCGVGFCLFHAADTRSRAELETLLGRSFDGVLVSDDFSVYNGYEVKAQQKCLAHLRRHFKKVCKLRHGKNPELAKAFLDLIDTAFEQHRQWRETEDGAAYHQWAAGFIYEVKAAVEHWLPLAGHEAGLLLRSLRDKANQWWYFLSHPEIPPDNNRAERSLRLAVTKRKVCGGSRSMVGFAQTARLLSVIQTCRTQGRSVLSFLKQALMATASPEQVSMPSLIPAT is encoded by the coding sequence ATGAAGCCCATCGAGATTCCCCCAGCCGTCGAACGAGAGCAACTGAGACAAGCATCATCAGAGGTGCTGGTGGAACTGGTGTTGCGGCAACAAGAGATTATTCAGCAACTAGTCTGGGAAATAGAGCGGCTCAAGAACAACGCCAACAGCGATAGCGAGAGTTCATCGAAACCCCCATCAAGCGACATCCACAAACGCTCAGAACACCAACCCCCAGAAAAAGAGCCACCAAGCCAAGGAAAGCGTAAACCCGGTGGGCAACCCGGTCATCAGGGAAAAACTCGCAAAGGGTTTGGCAGAATAGACCGCTACGAAATGGTGCGAGCGCAAGTGTGTGGGTACTGTGGGAGCCAAGAGTTGAGCCTAGTCCCCCGAAAAACGCGCCGCCATGAAGTAGCCGAGTTAATCCAACCCGCCATAGAAGTAGTGGAGTATGAGCAGCAGTGCTGCTGTTGTAGCCGATGTGGACAGGAAACATGGGGAGAGTTACCGCCGCCGGTGCTGGGAGGTCAAAGCTTAGGAGCCGGACTGCAATCCCTGTTGGTGTGGTTGGGGAACTACGCTCACATGAGCTATGAACAGCAGCAGGAATTCCTAGAGGAACTGGGGAATATCACCGTGGGAGTAGGGACATTACAAGCGACCAACGAAAGGGCATCCCAAAGCGTTAAGCCGACAGTAGAGGAACTGGGAAACTGGGTGAAGCACCAAGACTATGCCCAAGTGGATGAAACACCATGGCTAGTCAAGGGAGTGAAAGAGTGGATGTGGGTAGTGTGTGGGGTGGGTTTTTGCCTCTTCCACGCCGCTGATACTCGTTCAAGGGCGGAATTAGAGACCCTATTAGGTCGAAGCTTTGATGGTGTACTCGTCTCTGATGACTTCAGTGTGTACAACGGTTATGAGGTGAAAGCCCAGCAGAAGTGCTTGGCTCATCTGAGGCGGCACTTCAAGAAAGTCTGCAAGCTCAGGCATGGAAAAAATCCAGAGTTGGCGAAGGCATTCCTGGATCTGATTGACACAGCCTTTGAGCAGCATCGTCAGTGGCGTGAAACCGAGGATGGGGCTGCCTATCATCAATGGGCGGCGGGCTTTATCTATGAGGTGAAGGCGGCTGTGGAGCATTGGCTCCCCCTGGCTGGGCATGAGGCAGGCTTGTTATTGCGCTCTCTACGTGATAAGGCAAATCAGTGGTGGTATTTCCTGTCCCATCCAGAAATTCCCCCGGATAATAATCGTGCGGAACGCTCGTTGCGGTTGGCTGTAACCAAGCGTAAGGTTTGTGGTGGCTCGCGTTCGATGGTAGGTTTTGCCCAGACGGCAAGGTTACTGAGTGTGATTCAGACTTGTCGGACTCAAGGGCGTTCGGTGTTGAGTTTCTTGAAACAAGCTTTGATGGCGACGGCTTCTCCTGAGCAAGTCTCCATGCCTTCCCTCATCCCTGCTACCTGA
- a CDS encoding DNA adenine methylase, translated as MIKSPLRYPGGKSRAIKFLKDYLGDFEEFREPFLGGGSVSFFAVQDSPGCRFLATELYYELYCFWSQLKTEKMRLVDAVRAIRQQYQDGRSLYREIMERREGELSDFQRAVDFFVLNRITFSGVADSGGYSDASFHKRFTDSSIDRLEAAIAIIEQIEITHDDYSLLLNQPGQNVLIFLDPPYYSVTGSKLYGKKGHLHTSFDHARLGTELKNCRHRWLMTYDNCDYIREQYQEFEMRSWQLQYGMNNYKQNNAAMGKEILIANFSLD; from the coding sequence ATGATTAAAAGTCCGTTACGGTATCCGGGGGGGAAGTCGAGGGCGATTAAATTTTTGAAGGATTATTTAGGGGACTTTGAGGAGTTTCGGGAGCCGTTTTTGGGTGGGGGATCGGTGAGTTTTTTTGCGGTTCAGGATTCCCCCGGTTGCCGATTTTTGGCGACAGAACTTTATTATGAGCTGTATTGCTTTTGGAGTCAGTTAAAGACCGAGAAAATGCGCCTAGTGGATGCGGTGCGGGCGATTCGGCAGCAGTATCAGGATGGGCGATCGCTCTATCGGGAGATTATGGAGCGCCGGGAAGGAGAGTTATCCGACTTTCAGCGGGCGGTGGATTTTTTTGTGTTGAATCGGATTACCTTTTCAGGAGTAGCGGACTCTGGAGGGTATTCCGATGCATCGTTTCATAAACGATTTACCGACTCATCCATTGATCGATTGGAAGCAGCGATCGCAATTATTGAACAGATTGAAATCACCCATGATGATTACAGCCTGCTATTGAATCAACCGGGTCAAAATGTTTTGATTTTTTTAGACCCACCTTATTATTCTGTCACCGGCTCCAAGCTATACGGCAAGAAGGGACATCTTCACACGTCATTTGACCATGCACGCCTAGGGACAGAATTAAAAAACTGTCGTCATCGCTGGCTGATGACCTATGATAATTGTGACTATATTCGCGAACAATACCAAGAGTTTGAAATGCGATCGTGGCAGTTACAATATGGCATGAATAACTACAAACAAAACAATGCTGCCATGGGAAAAGAGATATTAATCGCAAATTTTTCCCTAGATTAA
- a CDS encoding RNA recognition motif domain-containing protein, translated as MSIYVGNLSYEVTEKDLEAVFADYGSVKRVYVPKDRETGKMRGFAFVEMSADAEEEEAIEALDSAEWMGRTLKVNKAREREQRGR; from the coding sequence ATGTCAATTTACGTTGGTAATCTTTCTTACGAAGTTACGGAGAAAGACCTGGAAGCCGTTTTTGCCGACTACGGCTCTGTTAAGCGAGTCTACGTTCCCAAAGACCGTGAAACAGGAAAAATGCGCGGCTTTGCATTTGTTGAAATGAGTGCAGATGCAGAAGAAGAAGAGGCGATCGAGGCTCTCGATAGTGCCGAGTGGATGGGGCGTACCCTCAAAGTCAATAAAGCTCGCGAACGGGAACAACGCGGCAGATAA
- a CDS encoding RNA recognition motif domain-containing protein has product MSIYVGNLSYDVTQDDIKEVFSDYGTVKRVHLPTDRETGRMRGFAFVEMEDSEEEKKAIETLDGAEWMGRNIKVNAARPRENH; this is encoded by the coding sequence ATGTCAATCTACGTCGGTAATCTTTCCTATGACGTTACCCAGGACGACATCAAAGAAGTGTTTTCGGACTACGGAACAGTAAAGCGGGTTCATCTCCCCACTGACCGTGAAACGGGCCGGATGCGCGGTTTTGCCTTTGTCGAAATGGAGGATTCAGAAGAGGAAAAAAAAGCGATCGAAACCTTAGATGGTGCAGAATGGATGGGTCGCAACATCAAAGTGAATGCAGCTCGTCCCCGCGAGAATCACTAG
- a CDS encoding RNA recognition motif domain-containing protein, translating into MSIYVGNLAYSITPENLTEVFSDYGTVKRVHVPTDRETGRMRGFAFVEMDSSTEEAEAIDGLNGAEWMGRELKVNEARPRENNRSSSKY; encoded by the coding sequence ATGTCAATTTACGTTGGTAATCTTGCCTACTCAATCACCCCAGAGAACCTGACCGAAGTGTTTTCGGACTACGGGACAGTGAAGCGGGTTCACGTGCCGACTGATCGTGAAACCGGTCGGATGCGTGGCTTTGCGTTTGTCGAAATGGATAGTTCCACAGAAGAAGCTGAAGCCATTGATGGACTGAATGGTGCTGAGTGGATGGGTCGTGAGCTTAAAGTGAACGAAGCTCGTCCCCGCGAAAACAACCGTTCTAGCTCTAAGTACTAA
- a CDS encoding ArnT family glycosyltransferase — MQTIGKQTCGKTWQPLWLLVMAVLIMGIATNTIALWDQDEAAYLGFAQRMLETGQWWIPEFLWSEVHRKPPLQFWVMAGSLAGLGGTVWAARLPSWVAVGLTGWVLWRWGRGVWGEAIAQRAALILLTSWILPNLGRLALTDALLVLWETVAMLAMVRGVRSPHGSWPLWLWGAMALGVLTKGPPILILVGGSGLFWWFLGTGSDRQGLRQLHPEFGLPLALVPFGVWGWMTWRLDGGALLRWLGDWYVLRRVGGEVVFGQWGPPGYFLGVFAIAFLPWLPWFGAALGPAMRRWRSPTQLPLTAWIVAGWLLYELIPSKLPSYALGAYPAIAILIAQTSLAPPGAQRMKRWFQVGFGGAILFTLGLLGTLMIVPAIAVLPLAIGWMAGAVGVYRLSQSGQGSRAFTLATVNAVVFLLILWGIALPSLEPDRSGSVQIAQAIAAHTAPDTVVLLGDRFDLPSIPAYLHQHHRTYRASTTAQILAQLQGPDPVAIITRDPEQRAAISAIAPNSHTTAITAWFDTFGQPQTYWVMTPAKPAVAATRYDFLADAHPSKLNHARRTSEKNNPP; from the coding sequence GTGCAAACCATTGGCAAACAAACCTGTGGCAAGACTTGGCAACCGCTGTGGCTTTTGGTCATGGCGGTTTTGATTATGGGGATCGCTACCAATACGATCGCACTCTGGGATCAGGATGAGGCGGCTTATTTGGGGTTTGCCCAGCGGATGCTAGAGACGGGGCAATGGTGGATTCCGGAGTTTCTCTGGTCGGAGGTGCATCGCAAACCGCCGCTTCAGTTTTGGGTGATGGCGGGGTCGCTGGCGGGTTTGGGGGGGACGGTGTGGGCGGCACGGTTACCGAGTTGGGTGGCGGTGGGGTTGACGGGCTGGGTGTTGTGGCGGTGGGGGCGTGGGGTCTGGGGGGAGGCGATCGCGCAGCGGGCGGCGCTCATTCTGCTCACGTCTTGGATCTTGCCCAATCTGGGCCGGTTGGCGCTGACGGATGCGCTGCTGGTGTTGTGGGAAACGGTGGCGATGTTGGCGATGGTGCGGGGGGTGCGATCGCCCCATGGTTCGTGGCCACTGTGGCTCTGGGGGGCGATGGCGTTGGGGGTGCTGACGAAAGGGCCGCCAATTTTGATTTTAGTGGGTGGGAGTGGATTGTTTTGGTGGTTTCTGGGGACAGGCTCCGATCGCCAAGGCTTGCGACAATTACACCCAGAATTCGGGCTGCCCCTAGCCCTCGTCCCGTTTGGGGTTTGGGGTTGGATGACCTGGCGCTTAGATGGTGGGGCGTTGTTGCGGTGGCTGGGGGACTGGTATGTGCTGCGCCGGGTTGGGGGGGAGGTGGTGTTTGGCCAATGGGGGCCGCCGGGCTATTTTTTGGGGGTGTTTGCGATCGCATTTCTGCCGTGGTTGCCTTGGTTCGGGGCGGCCCTGGGTCCGGCGATGCGGCGTTGGCGATCGCCGACTCAACTGCCCCTCACCGCTTGGATCGTGGCGGGCTGGCTGCTGTATGAATTGATTCCGAGCAAGCTGCCCAGCTATGCCCTAGGGGCCTATCCGGCGATCGCGATCCTGATCGCTCAAACCAGTCTTGCCCCGCCGGGGGCGCAGAGGATGAAACGCTGGTTTCAGGTGGGGTTTGGGGGGGCGATTCTGTTTACGTTGGGGTTGTTGGGGACGTTAATGATCGTGCCAGCGATCGCAGTCTTGCCCTTAGCGATCGGCTGGATGGCGGGAGCAGTGGGAGTCTATCGCTTGAGTCAAAGCGGGCAGGGGTCACGGGCGTTTACCCTCGCCACAGTGAACGCTGTTGTTTTTTTACTGATCCTCTGGGGCATTGCGCTACCGAGCTTAGAACCCGATCGCTCCGGTTCAGTCCAGATTGCCCAGGCGATCGCCGCCCACACTGCCCCCGATACGGTGGTGTTATTGGGCGATCGCTTCGATCTCCCCAGCATCCCCGCCTATCTCCACCAACACCACCGCACCTATCGCGCCAGCACCACGGCTCAGATCCTCGCCCAACTCCAAGGCCCCGACCCCGTTGCCATCATCACCCGCGACCCTGAGCAACGGGCAGCAATCAGCGCGATCGCACCCAACAGTCACACCACTGCAATCACCGCCTGGTTTGACACCTTCGGCCAACCCCAAACCTATTGGGTGATGACCCCCGCCAAACCAGCCGTTGCCGCAACACGCTATGATTTTTTAGCAGATGCACACCCCTCAAAACTGAATCATGCTCGACGAACAAGCGAAAAAAACAATCCTCCGTAA
- a CDS encoding flavin reductase family protein produces the protein MLDEQAKKTILRKIPHGLYICGVKDGDERNGFTASWVMQASFKPPLVVNCVRADSGSHAMIKTSGVFALSVLDSSQKEVAAQFFKPQRIVGDKLADVDCIAGPETGCPVITDSLGYVECRVVGSVDHGDHTVFVGEVVGAGVHREGDPLLLESTGWQYGG, from the coding sequence ATGCTCGACGAACAAGCGAAAAAAACAATCCTCCGTAAAATCCCCCACGGTCTCTATATTTGCGGTGTCAAAGATGGCGACGAACGCAATGGATTCACCGCCAGTTGGGTAATGCAGGCCTCATTCAAGCCGCCCCTCGTCGTCAACTGTGTCCGGGCTGATTCCGGTTCCCACGCCATGATTAAAACTAGTGGTGTCTTTGCCCTCAGCGTCCTCGACAGCAGCCAAAAAGAAGTAGCCGCGCAATTTTTCAAACCCCAGCGCATTGTAGGGGATAAATTAGCCGATGTAGATTGCATCGCCGGGCCAGAAACCGGTTGCCCCGTGATCACCGATTCCTTGGGGTATGTAGAATGCCGTGTGGTGGGCAGCGTTGACCATGGCGACCATACAGTCTTTGTGGGTGAAGTGGTTGGCGCTGGCGTTCACCGCGAGGGCGACCCCTTGCTACTAGAAAGCACCGGCTGGCAATATGGTGGTTAA
- a CDS encoding phenylpyruvate tautomerase MIF-related protein: MPFIKVQTSLAKPETAQVEGLLKTLSGKLAKHLGKSESYVMTAFEADIPMTFSGTVEPTCYLEVKSVGSMSSGQTAAMSQDFCAEIASTLGIDQTRIYIEFADAKGAMWGWNGRTFG; encoded by the coding sequence ATGCCTTTTATTAAAGTCCAAACATCCCTGGCCAAACCCGAAACCGCCCAAGTCGAAGGCCTGTTAAAAACCCTCTCCGGCAAACTCGCCAAACATTTAGGTAAGTCGGAATCCTACGTGATGACCGCCTTTGAAGCCGATATTCCCATGACCTTCAGCGGCACAGTAGAACCGACCTGTTATCTCGAAGTAAAAAGTGTCGGCTCCATGAGTTCCGGTCAAACCGCTGCCATGAGCCAAGACTTTTGTGCTGAAATTGCCAGCACCCTCGGCATTGATCAAACTCGAATTTATATCGAATTTGCCGATGCCAAAGGTGCGATGTGGGGCTGGAACGGTCGCACCTTTGGCTAA